The genomic window TCCGCGCGCTTCAACCTGTTCGTTGGCCAGGACGACCCCTTGGTACTGGACGGTGCCGGACGTGCCCGTTCCGCGAAGTTGGACGTCCCCATTGGCGATCACAAGCGTGTTTGAGGAGCTTCCGTCCGGCTTTTTCCACGGGGCGAATTTGCTGTTGCCGCCCAGATGGACGTGGCCGTCCACGATCAGCGTCATTTCGTAGGGCGAAGTATTGCCCTGGCCGGTCATCTTGAAATCGCCCTCGACGAAGTAGATCCGCGGAGGAACCGAGCCTCTGCCGCTGATCGTCCAGGTGGAGCGGCCGGTCTGGCTGTCGACGGATCGGGAAAACGGATAGGTCGCATCGGTGGCCGGGACGCGGTTGCCGGCGGCGTCGATTTTATAGAAGCCGCCGTTTCGGCCCAGGATGACGATGGCCGACCGATTTTCATACGTGGGGGAGAGGTAATAAGAGAGATCCACCCGATCGATCGGAATGGGGGGCTGATTGGAATTGATCCCGCCGGGAGGGCGATTGCTCATCGTGATCGAGGCGGTACCGCTGGCGTTGATGGATTGCTGAACCACCGCCTGGGCGCTTCCATTCCCTCGCACGTCCTCGTTGGCCTGAACCATTCCCTTCGCGCCGAGGATCTGAAAAGCTCCCTGGAGGTTGATCGTTCCGTTGGAGAGCACCGCGCCGGGCGGCACCGGGTTGGTCGACGGATATTCGACGAAAGAGACGATCTGCCGCTGGGTGCCGTCCCGGAGCGTGGCCGTGACGATCAGGAAGACCGAGCGGTCCCCGTCGATCGCGGGATCCCGGTTGGCGGCCGCCTGTTCCGCCGGGGTGTCCGGGTTCCAGCGATCTCCATCGCCGTCGTCGTCCACTCCGTTTCCGTGCACGTCGTCGTTGTCCACCATCACGATATGATAGGCCCCTTTGTTGAAGGGGAAATTCCGGCCGAGGAGATCCTTGTAGTTAGAGGGCACGACGGTGTTATTGGACGCGTCGGGGCTGTAGGTACGGAACCGGGAGTCTTTCTTGAGGGCCTCGAAGTATTCCTGCTTGATGTAGGGAAGGCTCGTGAGCTTCCAGCTCACGATGGGGGAAAGGGACGGGGAGGATCCGCCCCCGGGCCCCTGAAACGAACCTTGCATGGAAGACGTGGTGGTCTGGGAGGGATCGCTCACCGTTCCGGAGAGCTGCTGTTCCAGATCGCGGCAGTACTGGAGCAGCTCGTTCCATGCGGAAGCGTCGCGGTTGCGCCATTCGACCAGGGCCCGGCGGGCCATCTCGAGTCCCGCCTCGCACACGGTCATGGCCTCGTCCGCCAGGATGGCGGAATGCTGAGCCCGGGATCGAGAAAGGGTCAGAGAGAGAAAAGCGCCCCCGAGGCCCACGACAAGCACCACAATGATGGTGGAGGTGAGCAGGGCGCTGCCCCGGCGGCGTTCGCGCGCGTTTTTCCGCATGGTGTTCCTCCCCGATCGAGCGCTGTTTCTCATGGCTGATCGTTCCTGAAGTAGATCATTTCCGTAGCCCGCCGCACCATGAAGTTCTTGCCCGTGTCGTCCCACGTGCCGTGGTGGACGGTGACGCGGATTCCCGCGGAATTGGTTCCGGGCGTCGCGCTGGTGATGGTGGCTCCGCTTGCGTCCACGTAGCGGAAGAGCCAATCCCGGTCGGCCGGAGTCGCGGCCGAGCCGTCGAAGTCGCCGTTAAACCGGCCGGAGGAGGCGACCGCCAGCATCGCCTGATCGCTCAGGACGGACCGGCGTTCCACGAGTCCCGTGGCGGCCAGGACGTACTGAACGATCTTGCCCCGGACGAAGGTGTCGTTGCGGTCTCCGTCCCGGTTGACGTCGAGATTCGCGACGCGGGTCTGGAGCACCGGCAGGAGCGGGAGCCCCGCCGTATTGGTCGCCTGGGCCGTGATGGGGGCCGAGGAGCTTTCCCGGATGGCCAAATCCGCCTCGAACCGCAGGACGCAGGTTTTCCCCACGCCGGAGGGATCGTTGTAGCCGGAAGCGACCGAGTAACCGAACTGGACCTGGCCGGCGGCGTTCTGGCTGACGGGGATCTGGTACCGAAGAAGCGTATTGAAGGAGGAAAGGTCCGAAAAGCGCGCGGTCATGAACTGAGATTTGCAGAAGTCGATGAACGCACGCCCCCGCGTCTCGAGGTCGGACCCGATCGTCCCTTTGGCGGCCGTTCCGGAGGCGGCGATCATGACGCTGAGGGTCATGAGCACGACCAGCACGAGGATGATCGAAGCGATCGAGACCTCGAGAAGGCTCATCCCCGCCCGGCGGCGTCGCGGCGTTCGGCTCATGGCGAGTACATGCTCCTCATGGAGTACTGGGAGGGACCCCGGACGCCGACCCACTGGATCGTGACTTCGACGTCGATGAGGTTGGCGTTCGTCGGGACGCCGCCGGGGCCCAGGTTGCGGATCCGCGCCAGGCCGTGGCGCCCGCCGTTGGTCTTCGGAGGATTGAGTCCTTCGACGGTAAAGGGCTGATAAAGGGACGAGGAGGGGTTGGAGACCTCGGTCCAGGGCCGCACGCGGAGCTCCTCGAGCTTCGTGGCGGCGGCGTGTTTGGCCACGTCCAGCTCGCGCGTGTATTCCTTGGCCCGGACGGTGTGCAGGATCATGCTCACCGCGCCGAAAAGGGCGATCGCGACCACTCCGAGGGCGACCATGAGTTCCATCAGGGTCAGGCCCCGGCGGTGTCGGGGCGGGCGGAAGGTCGCGGCGGCCG from Planctomycetota bacterium includes these protein-coding regions:
- a CDS encoding prepilin-type N-terminal cleavage/methylation domain-containing protein, giving the protein MKMTLMNEPAAATFRPPRHRRGLTLMELMVALGVVAIALFGAVSMILHTVRAKEYTRELDVAKHAAATKLEELRVRPWTEVSNPSSSLYQPFTVEGLNPPKTNGGRHGLARIRNLGPGGVPTNANLIDVEVTIQWVGVRGPSQYSMRSMYSP